Proteins from a genomic interval of Phalacrocorax aristotelis chromosome 3, bGulAri2.1, whole genome shotgun sequence:
- the RNF146 gene encoding E3 ubiquitin-protein ligase RNF146 translates to MAGCGEIDHSINMLPTNRKTNESCANAAPSLTVPECAICLQTCVHPVSLPCKHVFCYLCVKGASWLGKRCALCRQEIPEDFLDKPTLLSPEELKAASRGNGEYAWYYEGRNGWWQYDERTSRELEDAFSKGKKSTEMLIAGFLYVADLENMVQYRRNEHGRRRKIKRDIIDIPKKGVAGLRLDCDANTVNLARESSADGADSTPTPGAAAVQPLASISARALPSLDGQLMSPSTPSPDASNSLENSFAHLQINGDSMAERSHRGEGEEDHESSSSGRVPAPDTSVEETESDASSDSEDVSAHLQQRPSSVQQRHLSANASQSGTDRPVAGGGVVNTSVRSRRPDGQCTITEV, encoded by the coding sequence ATGGCTGGCTGTGGAGAAATAGATCATTCGATCAACATGCTTCCCACAAACAGGAAGACAAATGAGTCGTGCGCTAACGCAGCACCTTCTCTGACAGTCCCCGAATGTGCTATCTGTCTGCAAACATGTGTCCATCCCGTAAGTCTGCCTTGTAAACACGTTTTCTGCTATCTGTGTGTGAAGGGAGCTTCTTGGCTTGGGAAACGATGTGCACTCTGCCGGCAGGAGATTCCAGAGGATTTTCTCGACAAGCCAACCTTATTGTCACCAGAAGAACTCAAAGCGGCAAGCAGAGGCAATGGAGAATATGCTTGGTACTATGAAGGTAGAAATGGTTGGTGGCAGTATGATGAACGTaccagcagggagctggaagaTGCCTTTTCCAAGGGTAAAAAGAGCACTGAAATGCTAATTGCTGGGTTTTTATACGTAGCAGATCTTGAAAATATGGTTCAGTATAGGAGAAATGAGCATGGACGCCGCAGAAAAATAAAACGGGACATAATAGATATACCAAAGAAGGGAGTGGCTGGGCTGAGGTTGGACTGTGATGCTAACACTGTCAACCTAGCAAGAGAGAGCTCCGCTGATGGTGCAGACAGCACACCGactccaggggctgcagctgtcCAGCCTCTAGCATCCATTTCTGCTAGGGCCCTGCCATCCCTAGATGGTCAGCTGATGAGTCCTTCAACGCCATCACCTGATGCAAGCAATTCTCTAGAGAACTCTTTTGCCCACTTGCAAATAAACGGAGACAGTATGGCTGAAAGGAGTCataggggagagggagaagaagaCCATGAGTCATCATCTTCTGGTCGGGTGCCAGCCCCTGACACCTCTGTTGAGGAGACCGAATCGGATGCTAGCAGCGACAGTGAGGATGTGTCTGCCCACCTTCAGCAACGCCCGTCCTCTGTCCAGCAGAGACACTTGAGTGCAAATGCAAGCCAGTCAGGAACAGATAGACCAGTGGCAGGGGGCGGGGTGGTAAACACAAGTGTAAGATCTAGAAGGCCAGATGGACAGTGCACCATCACTGAAGTTTAA